The Aureispira anguillae genome contains a region encoding:
- a CDS encoding RecQ family ATP-dependent DNA helicase, which yields MNSKKTRLTPHEVLKKYWGYDDFRPLQLDIVQSVLDGKDTLALLPTGGGKSICFQVPALCLDGICIVVSPLIALMKDQVKNLVDRGIRAYAIYSGMKIATIDRILDNCIHGGVDFLYLSPERLSSDLAIERIKQMKVTLLAVDEAHCISQWGYDFRPSYLNIAEIRALLPNIPLIALTATATRPVVKDIQEKLVFSQTANVFQKSFARQNLSYVVLYEENKRTKMLNILRKIKGSGIVYVQNRRETQEVAYFLKKNGISAEFYHAGRSGDTREKVQENWINNKVRIMVATNAFGMGIDKPDVRIVIHLTLPDSLEAYFQEAGRGGRDGEKAFGILLYNQSDRIKQERNFKQSYPTLKEIRRVYQALGSYYQLAIGAGLGQTFDLDVADFAKTYNLNPIETLHALKILMKEEYLNLTENVFFPSTLQVIVRKEELYDYMLRNNKIERLIKVILRSYQGAFNHDVNIREGQLAHFLKVPQKQLVFMLDKLHKDAIIRYKPQKDAPQLTFLLERLPEKEMVIDQQRYKFLKERQQKRMEGALYYAETLQCRNQLLLAYFDEKGAKVCGHCDVCLGRHDQYVKHQEYYEIKTKLEYALKKNSVELRALVDQFPSTMKEKVLKAIEHLMDNHMIVRTGNNQLRWN from the coding sequence ATGAACTCAAAAAAAACAAGATTGACCCCACACGAAGTACTTAAAAAATACTGGGGGTATGATGATTTTCGACCATTACAATTGGATATTGTTCAATCTGTATTAGATGGAAAAGACACCTTGGCCTTGTTGCCAACAGGTGGTGGGAAATCTATTTGTTTTCAGGTGCCCGCATTGTGTTTGGATGGGATCTGCATTGTTGTCTCTCCTCTGATTGCGTTGATGAAAGATCAAGTCAAAAATTTGGTCGATAGAGGGATTCGAGCCTATGCTATTTATTCAGGTATGAAAATTGCGACCATTGATCGAATTTTAGACAACTGCATTCATGGAGGAGTTGATTTTCTTTATCTTTCGCCAGAACGTTTGTCTTCAGACTTGGCAATAGAGCGAATCAAACAGATGAAGGTAACTTTACTAGCTGTTGATGAAGCACATTGTATTTCGCAATGGGGCTACGATTTTCGTCCTTCTTACCTAAATATTGCTGAAATTCGAGCGTTATTACCCAATATCCCTTTAATTGCACTAACTGCTACGGCTACTCGACCCGTTGTTAAGGACATTCAAGAAAAGTTAGTATTCTCCCAAACTGCTAATGTTTTCCAGAAAAGTTTTGCTCGCCAAAATCTCTCTTATGTTGTTTTGTATGAAGAAAATAAGCGAACAAAGATGCTTAATATTTTGCGAAAAATAAAAGGCTCAGGGATTGTTTATGTACAAAATAGAAGAGAGACACAGGAGGTGGCTTACTTCTTGAAAAAAAATGGTATTTCTGCGGAATTTTACCACGCAGGACGCAGTGGAGATACCCGAGAAAAGGTACAAGAAAATTGGATTAACAATAAGGTTCGTATCATGGTCGCTACCAATGCTTTTGGAATGGGGATTGATAAGCCTGATGTGCGCATTGTGATTCATTTGACCTTGCCCGATAGCTTAGAAGCTTATTTTCAAGAAGCAGGTCGAGGTGGAAGAGATGGGGAAAAAGCTTTTGGAATTTTGTTGTATAACCAATCTGATCGAATCAAACAAGAACGAAATTTTAAGCAATCTTATCCTACGCTCAAAGAAATTCGCAGAGTGTATCAAGCATTGGGCTCTTATTATCAGTTGGCTATTGGAGCTGGTTTGGGGCAAACCTTTGATTTGGATGTGGCAGATTTTGCCAAGACTTATAATTTAAATCCAATCGAAACGCTTCATGCACTCAAAATTCTAATGAAGGAAGAGTATTTAAATTTAACAGAGAATGTTTTTTTTCCTTCTACCTTGCAAGTGATTGTCCGAAAGGAGGAACTTTATGATTATATGTTGAGAAACAATAAAATAGAACGACTGATAAAGGTTATTTTGAGATCTTACCAAGGGGCTTTTAATCACGATGTAAATATAAGAGAAGGGCAATTGGCTCATTTTCTTAAGGTGCCCCAAAAGCAGTTGGTGTTTATGCTAGATAAACTGCATAAGGACGCTATTATTCGATACAAACCCCAAAAAGATGCTCCTCAGTTGACTTTTTTGTTAGAACGATTACCAGAAAAAGAAATGGTCATCGACCAACAGCGTTATAAATTCTTAAAAGAACGCCAACAAAAGCGCATGGAGGGGGCTTTGTATTATGCAGAAACACTGCAATGCCGCAATCAGTTGCTATTGGCCTATTTTGATGAAAAAGGAGCTAAGGTTTGTGGTCACTGTGATGTTTGCCTAGGGCGACATGACCAATATGTAAAGCATCAGGAGTATTATGAAATCAAAACAAAACTAGAGTATGCCTTGAAAAAAAATTCAGTGGAGCTGCGTGCTTTAGTGGATCAATTTCCTAGTACTATGAAAGAAAAGGTGCTAAAAGCAATTGAGCACCTTATGGACAATCATATGATTGTCCGAACGGGCAATAATCAGTTGCGTTGGAATTAA
- a CDS encoding tetratricopeptide repeat-containing sensor histidine kinase: MNFVFLTRIGLCFLCSLLLNQVVFSQTQQKIDSLQQLLLTTTDSLSRAKIYIKIAKQYQHTNPSKALDLGRQALQLLPANNVAFAGKTYNFLGVLAQYLSKPSLAFNYLDSALFFYKKTNNLRGVARVFSNKSMVYCRTHEYTKASEYAYKSLDISEQLNDTFAIAPILSNLLSIDIILKEYPQALKNGKQALHIYQTMKHSLGISSTLYNIGLIYTEMEELDSALLYFDQALILFQNNQNLEYQAIAHSNKSNIYKIQKKLDLALESIKKAIAIEDKIQSKTHKMHLKIVLAAIQFEQGNYPQSIKAYTNILDTAQQIHEISYQRQALEGLVNNYIQLRDFEKAFYTQNKTQILADSILNSDKQQQIKELEIKYETEKKEQENSLLAQEKELETLRADRNRQLVYLSFLAITLILVISFLLMRQYKINAQHLTNQLKHRLLRNQMSPHFIFNSLVAIQNYVYQKEPLQAGEYLASFATLIRTILENSMEEYISLEKEIQWLNNYFKLQLLRFDNSFEYNIQVDEAIDLDNMLIPPMLTQPFIENALEHGLKNINYKGKVTVNITIKDQILHIEVKDNGIGLENSLASPSVKTHKSLAVKITKDRLHFLNKKRGNKIYFDMKGLENKGTLVSFSLPLSYKY, encoded by the coding sequence ATGAACTTTGTTTTCTTGACAAGAATAGGACTTTGTTTTCTCTGTTCCTTACTCCTAAATCAAGTTGTATTTTCACAAACTCAACAAAAGATTGACAGTTTACAACAGCTTCTATTGACAACTACTGATTCGTTAAGTAGAGCTAAAATATACATAAAAATTGCAAAACAATACCAGCATACCAACCCTTCAAAAGCGCTAGATTTGGGGCGCCAAGCCCTACAGCTTCTTCCAGCTAACAATGTAGCATTTGCGGGGAAAACCTATAATTTTTTGGGCGTTCTTGCTCAGTATCTATCTAAGCCCTCTCTTGCATTTAATTATTTAGATAGTGCTTTGTTTTTTTACAAAAAAACAAACAACCTTAGGGGAGTTGCTAGAGTTTTTAGCAATAAGAGTATGGTCTATTGTAGAACACATGAATATACAAAAGCATCGGAATACGCTTACAAGAGTCTAGATATTTCTGAGCAGCTAAACGACACCTTTGCTATTGCACCAATCTTGTCCAATCTACTAAGCATTGATATTATTTTAAAGGAATACCCTCAAGCACTCAAAAATGGCAAACAAGCACTTCATATTTATCAAACAATGAAGCACTCTCTTGGCATTTCTTCTACGCTTTATAATATTGGATTGATCTACACGGAGATGGAAGAACTTGATTCTGCGCTTTTATACTTTGACCAAGCCTTGATCTTATTTCAAAACAATCAAAATTTAGAATATCAAGCCATTGCACATTCCAATAAGTCCAACATCTATAAGATTCAAAAAAAACTAGACCTTGCCTTAGAAAGTATAAAAAAAGCCATTGCGATAGAAGATAAAATTCAATCTAAAACGCATAAAATGCACCTCAAAATTGTCTTAGCAGCCATTCAATTTGAACAAGGAAATTACCCCCAAAGCATTAAAGCCTACACGAATATATTAGATACTGCTCAACAAATTCATGAAATCTCTTATCAACGACAAGCACTAGAGGGTCTAGTTAATAATTATATCCAACTTAGGGATTTTGAAAAAGCATTTTATACACAAAATAAAACTCAAATTTTAGCAGACTCTATACTCAATTCTGATAAGCAGCAACAAATCAAAGAATTAGAAATCAAATATGAAACCGAAAAAAAAGAACAAGAGAATAGTTTATTGGCGCAAGAAAAAGAGCTTGAAACACTAAGAGCAGATAGAAATCGGCAATTGGTCTATCTTTCTTTTTTGGCAATTACCTTAATCTTGGTGATTTCCTTTTTGTTAATGCGTCAATACAAAATCAATGCGCAACACCTGACCAACCAACTCAAACATCGTTTGCTCCGCAATCAGATGAGCCCGCATTTTATTTTTAATTCTTTGGTTGCCATCCAAAATTATGTCTACCAAAAAGAGCCCCTTCAAGCAGGAGAATATTTAGCTTCTTTTGCCACCCTGATTCGAACCATTCTCGAAAATTCTATGGAGGAATATATCTCGTTAGAAAAAGAAATTCAGTGGCTCAATAATTATTTTAAATTGCAATTGTTGCGCTTTGATAATAGTTTTGAATACAACATTCAAGTTGATGAGGCTATTGATTTAGACAATATGTTGATTCCTCCTATGTTGACGCAGCCTTTTATTGAAAATGCCTTGGAGCACGGTCTAAAAAATATTAATTACAAGGGCAAAGTCACGGTAAACATCACCATCAAGGATCAAATTCTGCATATTGAGGTCAAAGATAATGGCATTGGGCTAGAAAATAGCCTAGCTTCACCTTCTGTTAAGACTCACAAATCGTTAGCGGTTAAAATCACCAAAGATCGCTTGCATTTCTTGAATAAAAAACGAGGAAATAAAATTTATTTCGATATGAAAGGATTAGAAAACAAGGGGACTTTAGTATCTTTTTCCTTACCTTTAAGCTATAAATATTAA
- a CDS encoding LytR/AlgR family response regulator transcription factor has product MKALIIDDEKRARETLIQVASLCCPDIDSFKQADSLLSAILSIQQERPDILFLDIDLGSDSGFDVLKHFEGEALNVIFVTGHNDYVLKALRASAVDYLLKPVKASELMAAVRKIKQKLSQQQQQESLDSLLQNLNNKEESIKKITISTADSIHVIHVADIIYCESDKGYTTFYLADSQKVMASKILREYEDLLPKDNFMRVHQSYLVNLNHVMRYDKKDKNFLVTTLNHKIPVSHRLKNKLINYFDKLT; this is encoded by the coding sequence ATGAAAGCACTTATTATTGATGATGAAAAACGAGCCAGAGAAACCTTAATTCAAGTTGCTAGTTTATGTTGCCCAGATATAGACTCTTTTAAACAAGCGGATAGTCTTTTGTCTGCTATTCTATCGATCCAGCAAGAGCGACCAGATATTTTATTTTTAGATATAGACTTAGGGTCTGATAGTGGATTTGATGTATTAAAACATTTTGAAGGAGAAGCACTCAACGTCATTTTTGTTACGGGACACAATGACTATGTATTAAAAGCATTACGAGCCTCTGCTGTTGATTATTTACTAAAACCTGTCAAAGCAAGCGAGTTGATGGCTGCTGTTCGAAAAATCAAGCAAAAACTCTCTCAGCAGCAGCAACAAGAAAGTCTTGACTCTTTGCTCCAAAACTTAAATAATAAAGAAGAAAGCATCAAAAAGATTACGATTAGTACCGCAGACAGTATCCACGTCATCCATGTTGCTGATATTATTTACTGTGAATCCGACAAAGGCTATACGACTTTTTATCTAGCAGATTCACAGAAAGTTATGGCTTCTAAAATATTGAGAGAATACGAGGATTTATTGCCTAAAGATAATTTCATGCGGGTACATCAGTCCTATTTGGTTAATTTAAATCATGTTATGCGTTATGACAAAAAAGATAAAAATTTTTTAGTAACGACACTCAATCATAAAATACCTGTCTCTCATCGACTAAAAAACAAGTTAATCAACTACTTTGATAAGCTTACTTAA
- a CDS encoding T9SS type A sorting domain-containing protein has protein sequence MNTKNLNSEVIKATSSNSTVRCSVLKTGFLFFMVMVFSSTSFAQNQFLWTGGGSTDDWTDASNWDYYPYATSDRISPAPFYPGQGGLINPEGPKNDIAIFNNLYDGNCDINASLRVGGIIIEGYTGTLTQINGTRFNVSESDDAGGEGFWDGSISISSGHSDLIAVNAMLAYQARFNFGGPVLASNGFQGGAGIVGGISPSYGLLFAVPLTVENGTFKAPEDETRIRHNATFANGLHFDNSRQGTVVLSNRSAGMATRFYNLGNVHFWDLKVTTNGADPATKEFSGAPCIVENNFMTAGSLGVLGTGSDPIIMNAPIGTEIHIKNDLIVGNVHTTASFEFTGTAAFGNLFLVMNGNDPLDPNQHIRHPYNNDNFSGILPSLKINKPLGNIILEGPTTFNNQIQFIQGILYPTTASTQDALTDDVLVLNTNTSIAGASDASHCNGAIRVRTGKELELPIGKSSLYRPALIKPISGISTGHSIINMYSAEYFDAESVESVLSFETPTLSEISPCEVWAIQKYDNSAADPWTFNLELNYNSTPCFNHELCELAVTRWDLAPNQWVSHGNSGLATTTLAGAPTIRTAIPLVSTDFERSNPRPDLFTFGKLTDDLCSPCEVDVCVNYCFENGEFKFDPIIVYGGGSVPAGISWDFGDGTSTDLNPTHTFISEGIKTISVEVCAAIGADTCCTIYNFQVINTICALPPTTLERQPQTQKDAKQIRVSAGETTTNNLIISPNPSSTGTVQFSLKTTEKGNFEYQIVDHLGERIKTGKITAGEPINLDSSQLAAGSYWISIQFPQHKITKPFVVTH, from the coding sequence ATGAACACAAAGAATTTAAACAGCGAAGTAATTAAAGCTACTTCTAGCAACTCTACGGTAAGATGCTCCGTATTGAAAACAGGCTTTTTATTTTTTATGGTAATGGTATTTTCTAGTACTTCTTTTGCCCAAAATCAGTTTTTGTGGACAGGAGGTGGATCAACAGATGACTGGACAGATGCCAGCAATTGGGATTATTATCCCTATGCTACTAGTGATAGGATCTCCCCTGCTCCTTTTTACCCTGGACAAGGGGGGCTTATTAATCCAGAGGGACCTAAAAATGATATTGCCATTTTCAACAACTTATACGATGGCAATTGCGATATTAATGCTTCTTTACGGGTCGGAGGAATTATTATCGAAGGTTATACAGGAACGCTTACCCAAATAAATGGTACTCGATTCAACGTATCTGAATCCGATGATGCTGGAGGAGAAGGTTTTTGGGATGGTAGTATTTCCATTTCATCAGGTCACTCCGACTTAATAGCGGTAAATGCTATGCTAGCCTATCAAGCACGTTTTAATTTTGGCGGTCCAGTCTTAGCGTCTAATGGCTTTCAAGGAGGAGCTGGTATTGTTGGAGGAATTTCTCCCAGCTATGGTCTATTGTTTGCGGTCCCACTAACTGTTGAAAATGGAACCTTTAAAGCCCCTGAAGATGAAACTAGAATTCGACACAATGCGACCTTTGCGAATGGTCTTCACTTTGACAATTCTCGTCAAGGCACTGTAGTTTTGTCCAATAGAAGCGCAGGAATGGCTACCCGTTTTTATAACCTTGGCAACGTACATTTTTGGGACTTAAAAGTGACCACGAATGGAGCAGATCCTGCCACTAAAGAGTTTTCAGGAGCTCCTTGTATTGTAGAAAACAACTTTATGACTGCTGGTTCACTTGGCGTATTAGGAACGGGCTCAGACCCAATTATTATGAATGCACCTATAGGCACTGAAATTCACATCAAAAACGATTTAATTGTTGGTAATGTTCACACTACCGCATCGTTTGAATTTACAGGTACAGCTGCTTTTGGCAATTTATTTTTGGTTATGAACGGCAATGATCCTTTAGATCCCAATCAGCATATTCGACATCCCTATAACAATGATAATTTTTCAGGGATTTTACCCTCCCTAAAAATTAACAAGCCTTTAGGAAACATTATTTTAGAAGGACCTACAACTTTTAACAATCAAATTCAATTTATACAAGGTATTCTCTATCCTACGACTGCTTCTACCCAAGACGCTCTAACGGATGATGTACTTGTCTTAAACACCAATACGTCAATAGCGGGTGCGTCGGATGCCTCTCACTGCAATGGAGCGATCCGAGTTAGAACAGGAAAGGAACTTGAATTACCAATTGGCAAGTCTTCGCTCTATCGTCCTGCCTTAATCAAACCCATCTCTGGGATAAGTACAGGACATAGCATTATTAATATGTATAGTGCAGAATATTTTGATGCCGAGTCCGTAGAATCTGTTTTAAGTTTTGAAACACCTACCCTTAGCGAAATCAGTCCTTGTGAGGTTTGGGCAATTCAAAAGTATGATAATTCAGCAGCAGACCCTTGGACTTTTAATTTGGAATTGAACTACAATTCTACTCCTTGTTTTAATCATGAATTGTGCGAATTGGCCGTTACTCGTTGGGATTTGGCTCCCAATCAATGGGTATCGCATGGCAATAGTGGTCTGGCTACCACAACACTTGCTGGAGCACCAACAATACGCACCGCAATTCCTCTTGTTTCTACCGATTTTGAGCGTAGTAATCCCAGACCAGATCTATTTACGTTCGGAAAACTAACCGATGATTTGTGTAGTCCTTGCGAGGTAGATGTTTGTGTCAATTATTGCTTTGAGAATGGGGAGTTCAAATTTGATCCCATCATCGTTTATGGTGGTGGAAGTGTTCCTGCGGGTATTTCTTGGGATTTTGGAGATGGCACAAGCACTGATTTAAATCCTACCCATACGTTTATAAGCGAAGGAATTAAAACGATTAGTGTTGAAGTTTGTGCAGCTATTGGTGCTGATACTTGTTGTACCATTTACAATTTTCAAGTAATTAATACCATTTGTGCACTCCCTCCTACCACGCTAGAAAGACAACCCCAAACGCAAAAGGATGCTAAACAAATTAGGGTATCCGCAGGTGAAACGACTACAAATAACTTAATCATTAGTCCCAATCCATCCTCTACAGGAACGGTTCAATTTAGTTTAAAAACCACTGAAAAAGGAAATTTTGAATATCAGATCGTTGACCATCTCGGAGAAAGAATAAAAACAGGAAAAATCACAGCAGGTGAACCAATAAATCTTGACAGTTCCCAATTAGCAGCTGGATCTTATTGGATTAGCATCCAGTTTCCTCAACATAAAATCACCAAACCATTTGTTGTAACCCATTAG
- a CDS encoding tetratricopeptide repeat-containing sensor histidine kinase, protein MNTFSPTKGIYLLYCFLFFSTINYGQPQSQIDSLEKLLSSTKDTEEQSKLLYNLAQKYLYAHPTKAIQYTQQSLSLLSKEAYNKLGYRYNLLASANAHLANFSIALTYIDSAMYFFEKEQFELGIASVYINKGAIYSQQNDYVSAAECYYKSLDINKELKDSSNISKILNNLSIVNLVLGDAAKAVENVKEALAINKKMNDPFDVASSTYNVGIVYSNTEELDSAILYLEEAQRFFLKENDVDHLIGVYSTKTSVYEMQGKIDLALQNMNQAIDLAKQSKSKESLMRLHQDRAFLLFNTQKYTQSLFFYAELLELAKQQESLHYQYEALTGLMRTSRGLKKFEDALNYFIEAFNIKNDMLSTQKQQQIRELSIKYETEKKEQENSLLAQEKELETLRADRNRQLVYLSFLAITLILVISFLLMRQYKINAQHLTNQLKHRLLRNQMNPHFIFNSLVAIQNYVYQKEPLQAGEYLASFATLIRTILENSMEEYISLEKEIQWLNNYFKLQLLRFDNSFEYNIQVDEAIDLENMLIPPMLTQPFIENALEHGLKNINYRGKISVNITIKDQILHIEVKDNGIGLENSLASSSVKTHKSLAVKITKDRLHFLNKKRGNKIYFDMKGLENKGTLVSFSLPLVYKY, encoded by the coding sequence ATGAATACATTTAGTCCTACAAAAGGTATTTACCTTCTCTATTGTTTTTTATTTTTTTCTACCATTAATTATGGTCAACCACAAAGTCAAATAGATAGCTTGGAAAAGCTATTATCAAGCACAAAAGATACAGAGGAGCAATCAAAACTATTGTATAACCTTGCTCAAAAGTATCTGTATGCTCACCCAACAAAAGCCATTCAATATACTCAACAATCTTTATCCCTCCTCTCTAAAGAAGCTTATAATAAGCTAGGTTATCGGTATAATCTTTTGGCTAGTGCGAATGCTCACTTAGCTAATTTTTCTATTGCGCTAACGTATATTGATAGCGCTATGTATTTTTTTGAAAAAGAACAATTTGAATTAGGAATTGCTAGTGTTTATATCAACAAAGGGGCGATTTACTCTCAACAAAATGACTATGTAAGTGCCGCTGAATGTTATTACAAAAGCTTAGATATTAACAAGGAGTTAAAAGATTCATCTAATATTTCTAAAATATTAAACAACCTATCTATTGTCAATTTAGTACTGGGAGATGCAGCAAAGGCGGTAGAGAATGTCAAAGAAGCACTTGCCATTAATAAAAAGATGAATGATCCTTTTGACGTGGCTTCCAGCACCTATAATGTAGGAATTGTTTATTCCAATACCGAAGAATTGGATTCTGCCATTCTTTACCTTGAAGAAGCCCAACGCTTTTTCTTAAAAGAGAATGATGTTGACCATCTTATAGGGGTCTATTCTACCAAAACTTCTGTTTATGAAATGCAAGGCAAAATCGACCTCGCCTTACAAAACATGAATCAAGCCATTGATTTAGCAAAGCAAAGTAAATCCAAAGAGAGCCTTATGCGCTTACACCAAGATCGAGCGTTTCTTTTGTTCAATACTCAAAAATATACTCAAAGCTTATTTTTTTATGCCGAGCTTCTAGAACTAGCAAAACAACAAGAAAGTTTACATTATCAATACGAAGCATTAACGGGTTTGATGAGGACATCTAGGGGGCTTAAAAAATTTGAGGATGCGCTCAATTATTTCATAGAAGCTTTTAACATCAAAAATGATATGCTGAGTACTCAAAAGCAACAACAAATCAGAGAGTTGAGTATCAAATATGAAACCGAAAAAAAAGAACAAGAGAATAGTTTATTGGCGCAAGAAAAAGAGCTTGAAACACTAAGAGCAGATAGAAATCGGCAATTGGTCTATCTTTCTTTTTTGGCAATTACCTTAATCTTGGTGATTTCCTTTTTGTTAATGCGTCAATACAAAATCAATGCGCAACACCTGACCAATCAACTCAAACATCGTTTGCTCCGCAATCAGATGAACCCGCATTTTATTTTTAATTCTTTGGTTGCCATCCAAAATTATGTCTATCAAAAAGAGCCCCTTCAAGCAGGAGAATATTTAGCTTCTTTTGCCACTCTGATTCGAACCATTCTCGAAAATTCTATGGAGGAATATATCTCGTTAGAAAAAGAAATTCAGTGGCTCAATAATTATTTTAAATTGCAATTGCTGCGCTTTGATAATAGTTTTGAATACAACATTCAGGTCGATGAGGCTATTGATCTAGAAAATATGTTGATTCCTCCTATGTTGACACAGCCTTTTATTGAAAATGCCTTGGAGCACGGTCTAAAAAACATTAATTACAGAGGCAAAATCTCAGTAAACATCACCATCAAGGATCAAATTCTACATATCGAGGTCAAGGATAATGGCATTGGGCTAGAAAATAGTTTAGCTTCATCTTCTGTTAAGACTCACAAATCATTAGCGGTTAAAATCACCAAGGATCGTTTGCATTTCTTGAACAAAAAGCGAGGAAATAAAATCTATTTTGATATGAAAGGGCTAGAAAATAAAGGAACTTTAGTATCTTTTTCCCTTCCTCTCGTTTATAAATACTAA